The genomic stretch TGCACCCGTGGGTCCCTCAGATTCCAACAGATCCCAGACCAGCTCCACCTCACTCCCAGACACcagcccctcctctcccctctcctgccttccctccatctctctcgcctccccctccccctacctcccctctACCCCAGCCAGTGTCTCCCCCAGTGTGTCCTCCTTCTACAGCTCTGGGAGGGGCAGCCTGTGCTCTAGTGTCACACCCCCGTGCCTCCCCCCTCTGGTCCCCCTTCACACCCTCACCCCTCAGAGGAGACAGGTAtgtatgaaacacacacacacacacacacacattctctctctctgtcacaagtCAACACTCACGTAAACGTATACACACaaacaacccctctctctctctgtgtgtcagacACCAGCTCTGCCCTGTGTGGAAGAGTATGAGAGGGAGGATCCAGGAGAAGATGAGTGGAGAGGAAAggaaggcaggagaggagaagagagggggagaaagagagggggaggaaggagacaAGAAGAGAACAACAGTCTTATTCTGCCCTGTGTGGAAGAGGCTCTGGGGTCACAACCCCTCCCCATCATGCCTCACTCCCCCCAGCGTGACCGCACAGCCAGAGAAAGATGTGAGTCAATCATTTGACATAATGAAGCAGTGCTTTGAATTGGAATGTCTGTTTTATTCATGTAATTGTGACAAAGGAGAATGTGAAGCTACAGtctgtctttgctgtgtgctcaCCATGTCAGgacaatgtttgtgtgtgtgtgtgtgtgtgtgtgtgtgtttcagtcaggaggagagagaagggcaaCCTGCCGTCTGAGCAGTGTGGACAGACTTCGGACCGAAAACACACGCTGAAGGTTGGACCTCATTATCATACTTCACAATGGACACATGAGGATGTCACAGCCTTTATGATGAGCTGTTATTGTGGTTGTTGTTTGTGAGCAGAAAAGAGAGAAAGTCCTAAGGAGAAGTGCCTCATGTGGACCTctgaggggagagatgggggagacgaaagaggaggaggaggaggagaggtgtctAGCCTCAAACTGTCCTGACTCCTCGTCCACAGTCCCATCAGCAGGAGGAGGGCTGGACCCTAGGGCATTAACCACCAGGTACACTTCTATTCTGGCTTTAGTTTCTATTCTGTTTATTACCTGTTtattactgtattatactgtatttgaCTCATTTCACAATAATTGTGATTTATAGAACTTGATaactgtgtgtgcgtatgtgtgtttgtgcatgcatgtGCATATTAGGAAGAAGCACCGTCTGTGTGTGAATGACCGTGTAGtgctggagagaaggaggagaggagaggagaggag from Coregonus clupeaformis isolate EN_2021a chromosome 21, ASM2061545v1, whole genome shotgun sequence encodes the following:
- the LOC121535533 gene encoding uncharacterized protein LOC121535533 — translated: MCSLSTAPAAPVGPSDSNRSQTSSTSLPDTSPSSPLSCLPSISLASPSPYLPSTPASVSPSVSSFYSSGRGSLCSSVTPPCLPPLVPLHTLTPQRRQTPALPCVEEYEREDPGEDEWRGKEGRRGEERGRKRGGGRRQEENNSLILPCVEEALGSQPLPIMPHSPQRDRTARERFRRREKGNLPSEQCGQTSDRKHTLKKREKVLRRSASCGPLRGEMGETKEEEEEERCLASNCPDSSSTVPSAGGGLDPRALTTRKKHRLCVNDRVVLERRRRGEERRRGAVRFIGPLDNTDATDIYIGVELDTASGENEGSLHGNRYFRCEPNHGTFTTITGIRKLSRSSHSSKPPEEDDSSDSGPGSSAVAVGRSSRGIGIRSGKGLRRTRNQMDIRAQVHSEPGGPRDKTTVENPGPD